The following proteins come from a genomic window of Drosophila gunungcola strain Sukarami unplaced genomic scaffold, Dgunungcola_SK_2 000125F, whole genome shotgun sequence:
- the LOC128265448 gene encoding uncharacterized protein LOC128265448 translates to MPRSVRVVHYPITKCVPSSLLLLLLWSLWPLPKDLEVLEVLEVLEVGAHVVPVAPVVQEAAVLVVVVQADQEVQEADQEDQEDQVDMDMDQDHGDRRANQAPPQRPQPALPPPQLPPPQLPPPQLPPPQCPQRNPQATQPNPRTLLLKSLELFTLEVCLLGLTFVNIKERFCA, encoded by the exons ATGCCGAGATCAGTTCGAGTCGTTCACTATCCGATAACGAAATGCGTACCCTCATCCTTGTTGCTCTTGTTGCTCTGGTCGCTGTGGCCTCTGCCCAAGGACCTGGAGGTCCTGGAGGTCCTGGAGGTCCTGGAGGTCGGGGCCCACGTGGTCCCGGTGGCCCCGGTGGTCCAGGAGGCCGCGGTCCTGGTGGTCGTGGTCCAGGCGGACCAGGAGGTCCAGGAGGCGGACCAGGAGGACCAGGAGGACCAggtggacatggacatggaccaGGACCATGGGGACCGCCGTGCAAACCAAGCACCACCACAGAGGCCTCAACCAGCG CTTCCTCCACCACAGCTTCCTCCACCACAGCTTCCTCCACCACAGCTTCCTCCACCACAGTGTCCTCAACGGAATCCTCAGGCGACACAACCCAATCCTCGAACTCTTCTTCTTAAGTCGCTTGAGCTGTTCACGCTGGAAGTTTGTCTTCTTGGTTTGACATTTGTGAATATTAAAGAACGATTCTGTGCATAA